The following is a genomic window from Bacteroidales bacterium.
ATCCTCACCCGAATCGTTCCCTTTGATATCGAAGTGAGTAATAAATCCTCCATTAACCTCATCCTTCATCCTGGCAGTCCAGAAGGGTAATAATTCAGTTGTAAGATGATTAAATGCCTCGTCTCTGTACTTAATCAGTTCTTCCTTTTTCATTGCAAAAAAGATTAGTGTTAGTAAATTAACAGTAATAAGGAAATTACTTAATAAAATACTCTGCAAGCTGCTTGCCTGTAACATCCTTAACTACAGCGCGAATCTCTTTCTCATCAGCTGCAACTTCAACAAAAGAATTATTCGAATTGACAAGGAGAGGATAATTAAAACCTGATTTCCCGCTCTCATAAAATGTATTACGATGTGTATGGGCAGATATCATCAGATTTACCCCTGCAGACTGAAGTAAAGGACCAAAATTATCTGAGAGATATTTCATTCCGTTATTCTGTTTTTCCTCCTTTACAATTGGCATATGAATAATTACAATCCTCTTTTTAGCATTCCTGAATGCATCACTCTTAACTTCCATTTTAAGCCATTCGAGCTCTTCCGCTCTGTATGAATCATAATCGGCCAGACCAAAATAGTTCTTGTTGTTATCGGGTTTGTCTTCTCCGCAGTCAAGTACAGTAAAATGTACAGGTCCTCGGTCGAATCCATAATAAAACTTACCATTCTTATAATCAAAATAATTTTTGACCTCCCTGGCTTTATAGCCACGGGTTTCATGATTCCCTCTTACATAATAAAATGGTTTCTCTGATGCAAAATAAGTAACAGCTGAATCGAGGAATCCCGAGAAGAGCTCGTCTGTTGATTGCAGGAAATCAACCATATCGCCGTTAAAAAAACAGAGATCTTTTTCGGCCACACTTCCCTTTCTGAAGTAAGAAGACATTTTCGCTGAATTATTGTGAACATCATTCACAACCAGAAAATTCACTTTATCAGATCTTAAAGCAGGAGTGGTGAATGACACCGCCTTTCTTACGAGAGTATCGCCGTAATATACTTTATAAGCCTGATATTTCATTATCTGAACCGAATGAACGCTGTATTTATAAATAGTACCCGGATCGAGACCATCAACTCTCACCTTATGCAATGTGCCTCCTCCATCAACGATACCGTCGTGGCTGTTTCGCACAAACCTTATTTTTCCATCAGGGCCAGTAATATTTACACCCGGCACTGCTTGTTTATTTGTAGTCCAGAGAATTGTAACCCCGGTGGCATCGAGATTCTGAAGCCACGGACCATGAGTAACCGTAAGATTTTCATTATCAATAACCTGGGATAATAATGCATTTTGCAGAACGAATGCTAATAGTATCAGAAAGCTGACTTTTTTCATAAGGGATTATTTTGAAACGACTGATCCTGAGAAACCGCTTTGGAATTTTCTTCCATAAGTGAAGTCACACTGGCAAACCTCCATGTTTTGAGCAGTATCTTTCCAAACACAAGTAACTGGGAAACAAGGAAAAGTAAAAGTGTTTGTCCGCCGGTAAGTGGCTGCCATCCGGATATCAGAAAGAATACTGAAAGAATATATAATACCTGGACGGACAGAATCATAAGCATCATTGGGAGAGATGACCAGAACCGCTTGAATGTCTCACTGAATCCGAAACCCAGTGCACTGAAACATGCAGATTTATCATTTGATGCCTGCCAGGCCCTTGCATAATCAATTACCAGAAGTAAAACGCCCATCACGGTAATAGTCAGCAGAACTGCTGCTGATACAATAATTAAGGTAACTTTAGTTGAAATGTTATTACCTGATGCGACAATAATCAGAGGTAATGCGATTGTTATACCTGTAACGAAATTTATTATTACCCTCACAATCAAAGTAATAATCAGATAAGATCCGAAGTGTCTGGCAGAACTTCTGAAAAACTCCTGAAAGGTGCGGCGTTCGACTCCACTTCTTACAGAATTGAATAATCCTCCGGCAAAAAATATATTGACCAGAAATCCGATAATCAGCAACAGAA
Proteins encoded in this region:
- a CDS encoding metallophosphoesterase family protein encodes the protein MKKVSFLILLAFVLQNALLSQVIDNENLTVTHGPWLQNLDATGVTILWTTNKQAVPGVNITGPDGKIRFVRNSHDGIVDGGGTLHKVRVDGLDPGTIYKYSVHSVQIMKYQAYKVYYGDTLVRKAVSFTTPALRSDKVNFLVVNDVHNNSAKMSSYFRKGSVAEKDLCFFNGDMVDFLQSTDELFSGFLDSAVTYFASEKPFYYVRGNHETRGYKAREVKNYFDYKNGKFYYGFDRGPVHFTVLDCGEDKPDNNKNYFGLADYDSYRAEELEWLKMEVKSDAFRNAKKRIVIIHMPIVKEEKQNNGMKYLSDNFGPLLQSAGVNLMISAHTHRNTFYESGKSGFNYPLLVNSNNSFVEVAADEKEIRAVVKDVTGKQLAEYFIK